A segment of the Bacillus licheniformis DSM 13 = ATCC 14580 genome:
GTTTTGCTTCTTCAAGGATTTCGGCGTGAGGCGTCGGCGTCGCTCCGACTGTAATGACTTTGCTGTCTTTATCTCCTTCGCTGCTGGAAGATCCGCAAGCGGCCAAAACGCCTGCAAAAATGATGAATAAAGCTGTTAATAAACCTTTTTTCATGTTGGTGTCCTCCCTAACGTTTGTCTAATTTATTTGTTATAAAATCCCCGATAAATTGGATGATGAACACAATAGCTAAGATGAAAATAGTGGCGATCAGTATAATATCGGGATTGTTCATCTGAAAGCCGTTTACATAGGCAAGGTTCCCGAGTCCGCCTGAACCGATTGCTCCGGCCATCGCTGTCGAACCGATCAGTGCAATGGCTGTAACCGTAATGCCTGAGATCAGCGCCGGCATCGATTCGGGCAGGAGCACTTTAAATATGATCGTCGATGTTTTTGCCCCCATCGATTTCGCTGCTTCAATCACGCCTTTGTCGACCTCGCGCAAAGCAATTTCAACCAGGCGGGCATAGAACGGAGCGGATGCGATAATCAAAGCCGGAAGAGCGGCATTCGGCCCCAGAATCGTATTCATTAAAAACTTTGTGAAACCGAGCAGCAAAATAATCAATATGATAAAAGGAATAGACCTGAACACATTGACGATTGCCGAGATTACACCGTTAACGACTCGGTTCTGCCAAATGTTGCCTTTTGAAGTCAAATAGAGCAGCATGCCGAGAATCACTCCGATGATAAAAGCAAACAATAGGGAAATTCCTGTCATATATATCGTTTCATACGTTGCTTCCCACAGCTGCTCCATATCTACGTTTGGAAACAGTTTTTCAAACATTCGTGATCACCTCTGCTTCTACCTGGCGGCTCTTGATGAAATCGACCACGTCATTGACCTCGTTTTCACGTCCGTCGACATGTATGAACAATGAACCGTATGCACCGTCCTGAGTCTGCGAGATTTTGCCTTGAAGGATGTTGACTTCAACATCGAACTTCCGAATGATCTGCGTGATCAGCGGCGATTCGGCCGCTTCGCCGACGAAAGTGAGCTTGATCGTCCGCCCGGATGTCGTTTCTTCGAGGAAATGCTTCAGCGTTTCCTTTGTTTCCACCGGTTCTGTTACCTGCTGAACAAAGCGCTTTGTCATTTCTTCCTTCGGCTTGATGAAGACGTTCAGTACATCGCCTTCTTCTACGACCTTTCCGTTTTCCATGACGGCCACTCTGTGGCAGATTTTCCTGATGACATGCATTTCATGAGTGATCAGGACAATGGTCAGTCCGAGCCTTTCATTGATATCGGACAGAAGACCCAGAATCGAATCAGTCGTCTGCGGATCAAGCGCTGATGTCGCTTCATCGCATAACAGAACTTTCGGATTGTTTGCGAGCGCCCGTGCGATGCCGACGCGCTGCTTTTGGCCTCCGCTCAGCTGTGAAGGGTAGGCGTTTTCCTTGCCTTCAAGACCGACAAGCTTAATCAGTTCAGCGACTCTTTCCAGACGTTTTGCTTTGCTGACACCGGCGATCTCCAGCGGAAACGCAATATTGTCGCGCACCGTTCTCGACCATAACAGGTTGAAATGCTGGAAAATCATGCTGATTTCCTGCCTTGCTTTCCTCAGCTTCTTCCCTTTGATCTCGCTGATTTTTCTGCCGGCTACTTCAACCGTGCCTGAAGTCGGCTGTTCAAGTCCGTTCAAGAGACGGATCAAGGAGCTTTTTCCGGCTCCGCTATATCCAATAATTCCGAAGATTTCACCTTTTTTAATCGTAAGGGTGACATCTTGGACAGCATTGACATCTCCATGCTTTGACCGATAAATCTTTGAAACATTTTGAAGATTTATCAAAAGCCATCACCTGCTTTCTTGCTCAATTCTCATAGTTGTCTAAATTCCTGATCAATCAACGAAAAAAGCCTTTCTGCACACATGAGCAGAAAGGCTTTGGAAAAGTCTGGGCCTTTCTCTCATCTTTCAAAGCATAACGCTTCGCGTGAATTGGCACCATTTCAACACGTGTTGATGGTTGCCGGGTTTCATAGGGCACTTCCCTCCACCTCTCTGGATAAGAGAAACATATATTTATTTTTTGATTATTATGATCGGAATTCTTAAAGTAGGATATCATGCGAAAAAATAGTTGTCAACTATTTTTCGTAAGACAATCGTCCTACGGCGAAAAGAGACGAGCGTAAACGCCCGTCCCTGTCTGACTAATACACGGAATGTGCCGATTTTTTGAATTTTTAAAAAGTCTATGAATAAAGATCGCTGTTTTTAAAGAAGCCGTCCGTCAGCCATAAAATCGCTTCAAGCTTCAATAAAGCTCTAAAAGAGCCTTTTACTTTAACAGTGCCGCGCTGTACGAGATGCTGCAATGAAATGTCGCCATGAAGAAGGTCAATAATCTCGCTTTGCTCTCCAAAAAAGGTCAAATGAGCTTTTTCTACAGGAGAATATTTTTCCATTTCCCCTTTTTCGTTGATTGCTAACGTAAAAGCTTCTTTCTCTCCTTGAAACGTAATCAGCAAAGCCGTTGTAGATAATAGAGGTTTTAAAAAAAGAGCCTTGCCCTCTCTTTCTATCAATCCCATTTTCTCCAACTGTATAACCTCCTGTAAATTGGTCATACTTACAGATTCTCTGTCTGCTGCAGGAGTTCCTTTAGGAATTGCTCGACAAGTTTTTGCTGGTTATTTCCCGAGAAATATGTCAAAACCGCCCTTAATCCACAAGATTTTGTTTAATCGTATCATATAAGTAGGAAACGGAGTGAAAAGCGTATTCTTTTTTGACGACTCGCCCTTTTTTGTAAAGGATAAAACACGGGACGCTTTCAATTTCCTGCTGTTTGGCAAATGACGGGGAGTAATTGAGATTGTTTTTATAAAAAGGAATGTCCTTCATCATTTCATCAACGACCTCCAGCATTCTTCCGGCCAGCTGACACGTTCCGCAGAACGGCGTGTATACATATAGAAGACAAGTTTCATGCTCTAGCCGTTTTAGCTCTTTTTCTTGAAGTTCTTGCATCTGTTGAACCGCACCTCAATACGTTTTATAATAGATATTTTGTATGTACCCGGATGTTTGAACGAAATAATACTTCTGCAACATGCTGACTCGGGGCGGAAGCGACTTCTTTGTATACTCTATCAATGTATAGATGCGAAGCTTGGGGAAGCTCCCTCTTCAGCTGCCGGCGGAGCTTTTCGCCTGATTCATCGGCATCCACCAGGATATAAACGTCTTTATCGAACAGCGTCTCAGCGAATTCATCGAGTTTTGCCTGGCTGATCGTTCCGTTTGTGCATATGATGTCCACGGGCTCTTCGATGACATGCTTCACTTTTTGCTTATCTGATTTCCCTTCGACGATCATGACTTTTTCATTTTCCGGCATATGGATCACCTTTAAAGATTTACTTGTAAAAAAAGGCAGTGAATATTCACCGCCTGACTTGATTAACACCAGCCTTGGTGGTCATCACAGTCTACATATTTAGCATCCGGTCCGCTTACGGTATCCGCCATTTTGTAAAACTTTTCATCTTGGAATGAATATCCAGATTTCAACTCGTATTGATCCTTGCCGGTCATTCGGCCGATCAGCTCATTTTCATGATACAGCTGCGTTCCGCCGTTTTTTAATCGGCTTTCCACATGTTCTGTAATATCAATACGTTCTTTTTTCAGCGTCAATTTGGACACCCCCTCCTGATATAGAGTATCCAAACGACGAATGTCTATCCTGTTTAGTCTTCTTTTATCATGTCCTCATATTGCCCGGCTGTCATCAGGTTTTCGATTTCAGAAGCGTCTGACGGCTCGACGACAATCATCCAAGCCTTTTCATACGGAGACTCGTTGACGAATTCAGGGCTGTCTTCCAGATCTTCGTTCACTTCGACCACTTTTCCGTTGATCGGGGCATACAGCTCAGAAACGGTCTTTACGGATTCAACGCTGCCAAAAGGCTCGTCCGCTTTGATTTCGTCTCCCACTTCAGGAAGCTCGACAAATACGATGTCTCCAAGCTCAGATTGTGCAAAGTCTGTAATGCCGATTCTGACTTTATCTCCTTCGGTTTTCACCCATTCGTGTTCTTCTGAATAACGCAACTCTTTCGGTGTGCTCATGCTAACCCCTCCATAAAGTGTTTTAATCGATCCTACATTGAAGATATCATATTTTGATGTGTTATAACCAGTATGTCTTAAACTGATCTTCTTTAAAACCGACCGTTACTTTACTGCCGTCTGTCGTAATTGGGCGTTTGATCAGCATACCGTCTGATGCAAGCAGTTCCAGCTGCTCATCTTCAGACATGCTTTGCAGCTTGTCTTTCAGGCCGAGTTCGCGGTATTTTTGGCCGCTCGTGTTGAAAAACTTCTTCAATTCAAGCCCGCTTTTCTCGTAGAGCTCTTTCAGTTTTTCCTTGCTCGGCGGCTGTTCTGCGATATGTATCCCATTGATTTCTTTTCCGTGGTCTTCGAGCCATTTTTTCGCTTTGCGGCATGTCCCGCATTTCGGATACCAGTAAAAATCCAAAGCCATACATACACCCCTCTCATTTAATCGAGGTAATTTTAACATAGATCGAATGAAAAACCTAAAACAGTGCTCGGGTTCTATTAACAGCTCAGAAAGCCCTGCATTAAAGCAGGGCTTCTCGTTTAAACGATATATTTCTCAGCTTCAAAGACTCCCTTGGCTGCCTGGCGCTTTTTCTCAATCACGTTGACAGGCGTAAAGCGCGTCAATTTGCGCAGCGCGGACAGCATCATGCGCAGCGAATCGCCTGATTCCATCGCAATGAGCGATTCTTTGGCATGGCTTTCAATTTCCTGAAAGGCTTCCTGCGCAAAAATTTGCGTATAAAGAATTTTCTGTGCGTTTTTGTCTTCGCCGGTTGCCCGGATGGCTTTTTCAGTACGTAAAATAGCTGCTTCCATTGCGTAGATCTGGCTGACAATGTCGGCGATGTTGACGAGGATTTCCTGCTCCTGGTCGAGCGCTTTTCCGTATTTTTGCGCGGCGAGTCCCGCGATCATGAGCGCGGTCTTTTTGGCGTTTCTCAGCAGATACTTTTCCTGTTCGAGAACGCCGTCACCTGGTTCTTCAGGCATGAGCATCATCAGTTCTTCCTGAAGAGCCTTTGCTTTCTCAAACAGAGGAAGCTCGCCTTTCATCGCTTTTTTCATGTAGGTGCCCGGGACGATGAGCCGGTTGATTTCGTTTGTGCCTTCAAAAATCCGGTTAATCCGTGAATCGCGGTAAGCCCGCTCCACTTCGTATTCCTGCATGAATCCGTAACCGCCGTGGATTTGAACGCCTTCATCAACGATATAATCAAGCGTTTCAGATCCGAATACTTTGTTAAGGGAGCATTCGATTGCATATTCTGCGATCGATTTCGCAACCTGGCGCCCGTCTTTTTGCTCTTCTTCGCTCAAGGTGCCCATTTTGTCTTCAAACAGCCCGACCGTACGATAAACAGAGCTTTCCATCGCATAAAGTTTGACTGACATGTTGGCGATTTTTTCCCCAATTAAGCTGAACTTTGAAATCGGTGTCTTAAACTGCTGGCGCTGATTGGCGTATGAAGCGGACAGCTCGATGACCCGTTTCGAAGCGCCGATTGTCCCGACAGCGAGCTTATAGCGTCCGATATTTAAAATATTGAAGGCGATGACATGCCCTTTTCCCGGTTCACCTAATAGGTTTTCTTTTGGAACTTGAACCTGGTCTAAGATGAGCGTGCGGGTCGAAGAGCCTTTGATGCCCATTTTTTTCTCTTCAGGCCCTGTGGAGACGCCTGAGTAGTCTTTTTCCACAATGAAGGCCGAGAAATGTTCGCCGTCTATTTTCGCATAGACGATGAAAATATCAGCAAAGGCTGAGTTTGTAATCCATTGCTTTTCGCCGTTTAATATATAGTGGGTTCCCGCCTCATTCAAAACGGCCGTTGTTTTTGCCCCTAATGCATCAGACCCGGAGCCCGGCTCTGTTAAAGCATAGGCTGCAAACTTTTCCCCCGTTGCAAGGGACGGCAGATACTTTTTCTTTTGCTCCTCGGTTCCGAAAAATACGATCGGAAGCGTGCCGATCCCTACGTGCGCCCCGTACGATAACGAAAAGCTCCCCGCTCTTGAAAATTTTTCGGTGATTAACGCCGAGCTGATTTTATCAAGTCCGAGTCCGCCATACTCCTCAGGAACGTCAGCTCCGAGAAGCCCGAGTTCGCCGGCTTTTTTCAGAAGCCTGACAGAATGATCGAAATTGTGCTCTTCAATTTCGTCGATGTACGGTAGCACATCTCCGAGAATATAATCCTCAGTCGTTTTGGCGATCATTTTATGTTCATCTGTGAAATCTTCCGGTGTGAACATCTGATCAGCCGTTACCTCTTCGATCAGAAAGGCGCCGCCTTTTTTCATATGATCTTTTGTTTGTTCCATTGTTCCATCCCCCTTGTGATTAAACTAATTCGAATACCCCTGCTGCTCCCATGCCTCCGCCGATACACATCGTCACAATGCCGAATTGCTCGCTTCTCCGGCGCATTTCGTGGATCAATGTCAGCGTCAGCTTTGTACCCGTGCAGCCGAGCGGATGTCCGAGCGCAATCGCTCCGCCGTTGACATTGACTTTTTCTTCATCAATGCCAAGCGACCTGATGACCTGGATCGCTTGCGATGCAAACGCCTCATTTAATTCGAATAAACCGATATCCGACAGCTCAAGTCCCGCCATCTTCAGCGCCCTTGGGACTGCTTCCACAGGGCCGATGCCCATCACTTCCGGCGGAACGCCGCCGACTGCGAACGAACGAAATTTTGCGAGGGGCTTTAACCCGAGTGCGTCCGCTTTTTCTCTGTCCATGATCATCACTGCGGCAGCCCCGTCGCTCGTCTGCGAGGAATTCCCTGCCGTAACCGAGCCGTTTGCCGAAAACGCCGGTTTCAACGTTGACAGAACGTCTTTGGTTGTCCCCGGGCGTACACCTTCATCGGCAGAGAAAGTAAACGTCCGCTCCTTCAGGTTATGATGTTCATCCACTTCTCTGACGGTGACGTCCACCGGGACGATTTCATCTTCGAACTTTCCTTCCGCGATCGCCTTGGCTGCTTTTTGATGGCTGTTGACGGCAAATGCATCTTGGTCCTCCCTGGAAACGCCGTATTTGACGGCAACCTGTTCAGCCGTATGGCCCATTCCCATATAATATTCAGGAGCCGTTTCCGCCAGAGCCGCGTTCGGTCTGACGATATGACCCATCATCGGCACGATGCTCATCGATTCGGCGCCGCCTGCAATGATCGTGTCAGCAGCTCCAAGCATGATTTTTTCGGCCCCGTAAGCGATTGATTGAAGTCCTGATGAACAATATCTGTTGATCGTAACGGCCGGAACTGTGTGCGGCAGACCGGCAAGCGCGCCGATATTGCGCGCCATATTCAAGCCTTGTTCGGCTTCCGGCGTAGCGCAGCCGATGATCAAATCATCGATATTCCCTTCATAACCGCCCGCTCTTTTCAGCGTCTCTCTCACCGCATATGCGCCTAAATCATCGGGACGGACAGTCCTCAATGAGCCTTTTTTTGCTTTTCCGATCGGGGTTCTCGCCCCCGATACAATAACTGCCTCTTTCATTATTTTCCCTCCTAATTACGCAAAGGTTTGCCTTTCACAAGCATATGCTGCATTCTCGCCTGCGATTTCGGTTCGCTCACAAGGCTCAGAAACGCTTCTCTTTCCAAATTGAGCAAGTATTCTTCCGTTACTTCGGCGCCGAATGGAACTCGGCCGCCCGCGATGACAAACGCCAGTTTTTTCGCAATCTTCATGTCGTGTTCAGAGATGGCGCCGGAAAGTTTTAACGATTCAGCACCGAGCAGGAGCGCCGCATAGCCGGTTTCGCCCGTCACCGGAACTTTCTCTTTCACCGGCGGACGGTAGCCGCTTTCGGAAAGTGTCAGGACGAGTTTTTTGGCATCGTATAACAAGTGATCCTGATTGATGCTGATTTGATCCTCTGCGGTTAAGATGTTCAGTTCTTTCGCTTCTTGAGCCGAAGTCGACGTTTTTGCAAGGGCAATTGTCTCAAACGTCTTGATGGCGGCCTCCTGGATATCCGGTTTAACGCCTTCAGGCAGCCCTTTCAAGTAATTTAAATAAAGCTCTTTATTGCCTCCGCCGCCCGGAATCAGACCGACGCCTGTTTCAACGAGGCCCATGTATGATTCGCTTGAGGCTTGAACACGGGCAGCAGGCAGGCATAGCTCAGTCCCCCCGCCAAGCGTCATGCCGAACGGAGCAGCGACGACCGGCTTGGAACTGTATTTCACTTTCATCATCGTCTCTTGGAACTGACGGATGATCATGTCAATTTCCATATAGTTGTCGTCTTGAGCTTCCATCAGCATCATCGCGAGATTGGCTCCGACGCAGAAATTTTTGCCCTGGTTGCCGATCACAAGCCCTTTATAGTTGGCGTCTACTTCCTCGAGAGCAAATTTCAGCATTTGAATGATGTCCAGGCCGATTGCGTTGCTTTTCGAGTGAAATTCGAGCAGTGCGACATCATCGCCTAAATCGATCAAACTTGCCCCGCTGTTTTTCTTGATGACGCCTTTTGTTTCTTTGAGTGACGACAAATGGATCGTTTTCTTGTTTTCTTGAAGCGCCCTGTATTCGCCGCTTTCAAAACAGTAGTAGAACGTCTTTCCGTTTTCCTTAAGGTAGAAGGTTTCATGTCCTTTTGCGAGCATTTCCTTCACCCAGTCCGCGACCTTCCAGCCCTCTGCTTCAAGCTTTTGCACCGAGCTTTTCACACCGATGCTGTCCCACATTTCAAACGGCCCTTCCGACCAGCCGAATCCCCATTTCATCGCCTGATCAACCGCCGTTATGCTGTCGGCGATTTCCCCTGTCAGCTCCGCCGAATATACAAGCGTCGGAGCTGTAATCTTCCAAAGGAGGCTTCCCGCCCTGTCATCGGAATAAACAAGCGCTTTCAATCTCGCTCCTGCGCCTTTCATTTGCTTGGCCGCTTCCAGTCCCGATGTTTTTAATGTTTGACGCGCGCTGTAGGTCATCGTCATCGGATCGAGCTCAAGGATGTCTTTTCCTTCTTTTTTGTAAAAACCTTGTTTCGCTTTGCTCCCGATCCAGCCTTTTTCGAGCATTTGTTCAATAAATTCAGGGAGCCGGAAAACGTTTTTTTCTTCGCCCGTGACTTGGTTATAGACATTTTTGGCAACGTGTGAAAATGTATCAAGGCCGACGACATCGAGCGTTCTGAAGGTCGCGCTTTTCGGGCGTCCGATCAGCGGACCTGTAATCGAATCGACTTCGCCTATCGTGTAGCCGCCTTTCAGCATTTCCTGAACCGTCACAAGCAAGCCGTAGGTTCCGATGCGGTTGGCGATAAAGTTTGGCGTGTCTTTCGCTTCAACAACCCCTTTGCCAAGAACGTCTTCGCCGAATTTCTTCATAAAGGACAGCACTTCGGGC
Coding sequences within it:
- a CDS encoding methionine ABC transporter permease, whose amino-acid sequence is MFEKLFPNVDMEQLWEATYETIYMTGISLLFAFIIGVILGMLLYLTSKGNIWQNRVVNGVISAIVNVFRSIPFIILIILLLGFTKFLMNTILGPNAALPALIIASAPFYARLVEIALREVDKGVIEAAKSMGAKTSTIIFKVLLPESMPALISGITVTAIALIGSTAMAGAIGSGGLGNLAYVNGFQMNNPDIILIATIFILAIVFIIQFIGDFITNKLDKR
- the metN gene encoding methionine ABC transporter ATP-binding protein MetN → MINLQNVSKIYRSKHGDVNAVQDVTLTIKKGEIFGIIGYSGAGKSSLIRLLNGLEQPTSGTVEVAGRKISEIKGKKLRKARQEISMIFQHFNLLWSRTVRDNIAFPLEIAGVSKAKRLERVAELIKLVGLEGKENAYPSQLSGGQKQRVGIARALANNPKVLLCDEATSALDPQTTDSILGLLSDINERLGLTIVLITHEMHVIRKICHRVAVMENGKVVEEGDVLNVFIKPKEEMTKRFVQQVTEPVETKETLKHFLEETTSGRTIKLTFVGEAAESPLITQIIRKFDVEVNILQGKISQTQDGAYGSLFIHVDGRENEVNDVVDFIKSRQVEAEVITNV
- a CDS encoding SCP2 sterol-binding domain-containing protein, yielding MEKMGLIEREGKALFLKPLLSTTALLITFQGEKEAFTLAINEKGEMEKYSPVEKAHLTFFGEQSEIIDLLHGDISLQHLVQRGTVKVKGSFRALLKLEAILWLTDGFFKNSDLYS
- a CDS encoding thioredoxin family protein gives rise to the protein MQELQEKELKRLEHETCLLYVYTPFCGTCQLAGRMLEVVDEMMKDIPFYKNNLNYSPSFAKQQEIESVPCFILYKKGRVVKKEYAFHSVSYLYDTIKQNLVD
- a CDS encoding toprim domain-containing protein, which gives rise to MPENEKVMIVEGKSDKQKVKHVIEEPVDIICTNGTISQAKLDEFAETLFDKDVYILVDADESGEKLRRQLKRELPQASHLYIDRVYKEVASAPSQHVAEVLFRSNIRVHTKYLL
- a CDS encoding YusG family protein; its protein translation is MTLKKERIDITEHVESRLKNGGTQLYHENELIGRMTGKDQYELKSGYSFQDEKFYKMADTVSGPDAKYVDCDDHQGWC
- the gcvH gene encoding glycine cleavage system protein GcvH, with the translated sequence MSTPKELRYSEEHEWVKTEGDKVRIGITDFAQSELGDIVFVELPEVGDEIKADEPFGSVESVKTVSELYAPINGKVVEVNEDLEDSPEFVNESPYEKAWMIVVEPSDASEIENLMTAGQYEDMIKED
- a CDS encoding arsenate reductase family protein, whose product is MALDFYWYPKCGTCRKAKKWLEDHGKEINGIHIAEQPPSKEKLKELYEKSGLELKKFFNTSGQKYRELGLKDKLQSMSEDEQLELLASDGMLIKRPITTDGSKVTVGFKEDQFKTYWL
- a CDS encoding acyl-CoA dehydrogenase family protein — translated: MEQTKDHMKKGGAFLIEEVTADQMFTPEDFTDEHKMIAKTTEDYILGDVLPYIDEIEEHNFDHSVRLLKKAGELGLLGADVPEEYGGLGLDKISSALITEKFSRAGSFSLSYGAHVGIGTLPIVFFGTEEQKKKYLPSLATGEKFAAYALTEPGSGSDALGAKTTAVLNEAGTHYILNGEKQWITNSAFADIFIVYAKIDGEHFSAFIVEKDYSGVSTGPEEKKMGIKGSSTRTLILDQVQVPKENLLGEPGKGHVIAFNILNIGRYKLAVGTIGASKRVIELSASYANQRQQFKTPISKFSLIGEKIANMSVKLYAMESSVYRTVGLFEDKMGTLSEEEQKDGRQVAKSIAEYAIECSLNKVFGSETLDYIVDEGVQIHGGYGFMQEYEVERAYRDSRINRIFEGTNEINRLIVPGTYMKKAMKGELPLFEKAKALQEELMMLMPEEPGDGVLEQEKYLLRNAKKTALMIAGLAAQKYGKALDQEQEILVNIADIVSQIYAMEAAILRTEKAIRATGEDKNAQKILYTQIFAQEAFQEIESHAKESLIAMESGDSLRMMLSALRKLTRFTPVNVIEKKRQAAKGVFEAEKYIV
- a CDS encoding acetyl-CoA C-acetyltransferase; protein product: MKEAVIVSGARTPIGKAKKGSLRTVRPDDLGAYAVRETLKRAGGYEGNIDDLIIGCATPEAEQGLNMARNIGALAGLPHTVPAVTINRYCSSGLQSIAYGAEKIMLGAADTIIAGGAESMSIVPMMGHIVRPNAALAETAPEYYMGMGHTAEQVAVKYGVSREDQDAFAVNSHQKAAKAIAEGKFEDEIVPVDVTVREVDEHHNLKERTFTFSADEGVRPGTTKDVLSTLKPAFSANGSVTAGNSSQTSDGAAAVMIMDREKADALGLKPLAKFRSFAVGGVPPEVMGIGPVEAVPRALKMAGLELSDIGLFELNEAFASQAIQVIRSLGIDEEKVNVNGGAIALGHPLGCTGTKLTLTLIHEMRRRSEQFGIVTMCIGGGMGAAGVFELV
- a CDS encoding 3-hydroxyacyl-CoA dehydrogenase/enoyl-CoA hydratase family protein, with protein sequence MVKHIRKAAVIGSGVMGSGIAAHLANIGIPVLLLDMVPHELTDEERKKGRTLEDPDVRNRLARTAVQKLLKQKPAPLTSKKNISRISTGNMEDDFEKIKDADWIIEVVVENLEIKKQVFSKVDQYRKQGSIVSSNTSGISVRQMAEGRSADFKKHFLGTHFFNPARYLKLLEVIPIDETEPEVLSFMKKFGEDVLGKGVVEAKDTPNFIANRIGTYGLLVTVQEMLKGGYTIGEVDSITGPLIGRPKSATFRTLDVVGLDTFSHVAKNVYNQVTGEEKNVFRLPEFIEQMLEKGWIGSKAKQGFYKKEGKDILELDPMTMTYSARQTLKTSGLEAAKQMKGAGARLKALVYSDDRAGSLLWKITAPTLVYSAELTGEIADSITAVDQAMKWGFGWSEGPFEMWDSIGVKSSVQKLEAEGWKVADWVKEMLAKGHETFYLKENGKTFYYCFESGEYRALQENKKTIHLSSLKETKGVIKKNSGASLIDLGDDVALLEFHSKSNAIGLDIIQMLKFALEEVDANYKGLVIGNQGKNFCVGANLAMMLMEAQDDNYMEIDMIIRQFQETMMKVKYSSKPVVAAPFGMTLGGGTELCLPAARVQASSESYMGLVETGVGLIPGGGGNKELYLNYLKGLPEGVKPDIQEAAIKTFETIALAKTSTSAQEAKELNILTAEDQISINQDHLLYDAKKLVLTLSESGYRPPVKEKVPVTGETGYAALLLGAESLKLSGAISEHDMKIAKKLAFVIAGGRVPFGAEVTEEYLLNLEREAFLSLVSEPKSQARMQHMLVKGKPLRN